The genome window AGAATTCAAGGTCGAGCCTCAACCCTCCATCCGGTGAGCGTCCACGGGATTCGTAGCTGAGCAAAATCTCCTCGGAGGGTTTCAACGGAGACAACCAGTTTTCGTAACTCCGAAAAACCGACTGGGTATCCTTGCCGAGCAGGCGATAGTGCTTGAATCGAAGTTTCTCAACACTCTGCAAGCGTTTGACAACCTCGGCACCCGGCTCGGGGGCCTTTTTTGCCTGCTCTCCCAGACGTGACAACTCGGCATCCGTTCCGATATACAAGGTTGCCATGATCCGTCCGACCCGCTCCTTCCCGCGATCCGCACCCCCGTCTTGAGCAGCAGATTCATCTGCAGCGGCAAGTCCCATACCTGAAACCAGAATCAGGCAGCACTGGAGGAACACAGGTATCGTCATCACTTTCATACGGGTCAATTAAAACGTCCGATTCTCATCCTGATTGTGGATCATCATCGCTCCGGACGAGGACATCGCCGGACCACCTGCCATTTCAAGATCGTCAGGAATGTCATTCAAGCCTTTGAGCACAATGACGGTGGCGCCTCCATCTTCCGAGTTGAACATATCCGCACTGACGTCCCCATCCGGGGTGTACACGGTGCTATCCTGAACCACGGCAACGGTCTCCACCCCTCCATCGACTCGCTCGGTTCCCACCTGGGTGCCAAGATAAAAACAAACGCCCATGGCGACCAAAGCCATCGGTATGGCCACCGGTGCGGTCAACCAATGCCAAAACCCGCGCAGAGACACACCTTCGGTATCCTCGATGGCTTGCCGGCTGCTCTGCTGATCGTCTTCGATCGCCTGAAGGATTTTCTGATTAAAAAACTCAGGGTATGGCGGCTCTTCGCTTGATGGCACATGACTGCGGATCTCAGCGGAGATGCGTTGTATGGCAGCGCGCTCGGCGAGAAGCTCCGGGTGTTCCCGGGCATACGCTTCAACAGAGCGTAGATCCTCGCCTTTCAGCTCCCCATCCATCCACTGGGTGAGGGTGATGTCATCAGGTTTCGTTTTCATATCAGGAATCAGCTTGGTGGTTTTAGGCCTCGGGAGAGAGAAGTTGTTTTAGTTTTTTACGTGCGTAGTGCAAGCGGCTCATGATCGTTCCCATCGAGCTGCCAGTGGCTTCGGCAATCTCCTTATAATCGAGCCCCTGGACTTCGCGTAAGAGGATCACCTCGCGGTGGTCCGGTGAAAGGTTGCCAATCGCAGCGTGGATGTGTTGTCGGAGTTCTTCGCGCTGCATCGCTTCGTCCGGACGCTCTGCCAGACTGGGCGAGGTTGCAGCCCCCGGATCGATCCGACTCGCATCAAGAACCTCGTCATTGAGCTCACCTTCACTTTCGATACGTCGTTTGCGCAACCAGTCATACACCACATTGTGGCTGATCCGGAACAACCAGGTGGAAAAGCGGGCCCTGGCCTCGAATTTGGGCAAGGCACGCCATGCCTTGATGAAGGCCTCTTGGGAGAGGTCCCAGGCATCGGCATCATTTTTGACCATATTGCGGATCATGGCATAGATTTTCCCCCGGTGTTTGCTGACGAGTTGGTCAAATGCCCGCATATCGCCCTGCTGGGCTTTACGGACCAATTCAACGTCCTCACTGGCGCTGGCTTCGTTCGCTTGTTTTTCACTGTTCGGCGTCTCGGTGTTCAACCTTTTGGCATCCGTCTCGGTGCCACCGGTCGACTTGGAACCCTGATCACCGCCACCCGCACGACCTCCCCCACCAAAATCAGTGGATGCGGACGACAGAGGGGCGCGCAACGCTCCTTGTAACCCCTTGGACGCCAGATGTCGCAGAATATTCACAAAAAAATCAATCAGTCTGCCGGAACCACCCGGCACGAACACGATCATGTCGAATTGCCCAGCTCATGGCAAGAACGGGTTTACCCCTACAAAAGGGTCTGGCCAAAGGTTCTGGCCAAAGGTTCTGGCCAAAGGTTCTGGCCAAAGGTTCTGGCTCGGTAGGGAGGATTGGCCTCAATCCTCCACGATGGTCTAGCTGTCCCCGAGTGCCACGCCGTCCAGATATTTCCAGGCACCTTTATAGCGACGGAAGCGCGAGCGTTCGTGTAATTCGTGAGGTTCCCCCTGGACAAAGCACTTGGCAATAAACTCGACCTTTCCCACCTTGTCTTTCGTTCCCCCTTTCGAAGTATCCACAATGGTCAGGAATTGCCAACTGATGTTATGCACCGATTTCGCCAGTTCCTTTTTCAACCCAGGCTCCCGGCTGTCAGGGTGGGTGGTCTCCACCAAATAATCCACCAAACGGAAAAAATAGGCACTGTAGCGTGAACGCATCAGCTCCTCGGCAGTCCGGGCCTTCGCCTTGCCGTGATGCAGCGGCATACAACAAATATAATAGCTGTTGCCACTTTTACACGGACACAGCGACTCCGACCGCGTCTTCGGGGCATCATCGTTTTCAATCTCGCGCTGGTCGATATCAGCATCCGGAACATCTTCGGGCTTGTCAGCTGCAAATTCACTCATGCCCAGACGCTAGGCCGACAATGATTTGATTCCAATGAAAATCGCCACACTTGCTTCCTCCGTAAATAGCTCGCTTCAAAATACCGTCCTTGTGCCAATACCTGATCCCATCCTCCGAGATTGGCCGATGGTGGGCAGGACATGCCATATTCACCTTTACCAGCTAACAACAAACCCACACGTTCGGTCCGTATGAAACGGATATTCCTCACGATGCTGAGTTTGCTTTCTTGTCTGGCCCTCAGCCCGTCAACAGCAGCGCGCACCTTCACCAATACCGAGGGAAAAACCATCAATGCGGAACTCATCGACGTAGCTGAGGACTCGGTCACTTTGAAACTGAGCAACGGTAAAAAAGCCAAGGTGCCACTCTCCTCACTTTCCGAAGCCGATCAGGAATTTGCCAAATCCTGGCAGGAAAAAAATAAAAACAAGATTTCGGAAAGTGACGTCAAGCTCACCATCACCAAGGAGTTCGAATGGATCAAACGGCCTAAAACCGAAAGATCGGAACGCAGCAAAAAGAAATCCAGCGAAACCGAAACCTATTTCACCTGCCATATCAGCAACTACTCCAAGAAAACCATCCACGCACTCGAAGCCACTTATACCATCTATCAACGCGTCAGCGAGCGAGGCGAAGGAGAACCCGTCACCGTCGTCAAAGAAATCAAAAAATCGGTCCCCTTGAAAACCCTCGAAGCCAAAAAAGAAGTCCAACTCGACAGCGAAAAGGTCAGATGTGTCAATATGTTGAATAAACCGGCAGAGGGACCTGACACCTCCAAGCGGGAAACCATCACCGGCTTTGTCATCAAGCTCTCAAGCAATGGCACCACCTTCATGACCCGCAGCCACCCCGAAAACTTCCTCAAAAAGCTGGAGGAAGAGGAGGAAAGGCTTGAAAGGGAAAAAGACCGGGAGTGATAGCTTCTCTTTGCGTATCCGGGCGGCGATGGCAGCAGCATTTCTGCTACTTGCCATTCTTCAGCGCCTGATCGAACCAGTTGCCGCCAAAGGAATCGTTGTGATTGCGGCCGCCACCGTTCTGGCGTCGCGGCCCACCACCACCATTTCCTCCGCGTCCACCGTTTCCGCCACGCGGGCCACGGCCTCCGTTGGAGTCACGGCGTGCCCCTTGACTTGCAGGCTCCGGGTTGCTGCGCATCGAAAGTGAAATCCGGTTCCGATTCAAATCCACCTCCATCACGGTAACCTGCACCTTCTGGCCCACCTTGACCACGTCCGCAGGATCGGAGACATACTGGTCGGCGAGTTGGGAAATATGCACCAAGCCATCCTGATGCACCCCGACGTCCACAAAGGCTCCGAAGTTGGTGACATTGGTCACGATACCCGGGAGCTTGATCCCCTGGGTTAGATCAGAAGGCTTGTTCACCCCCTCGGCAAAGGTAAAGAGCTCGAATTGCTTCCGCGGATCCCGCCCCGGCTTGGCCAACTCAGCGACGATGTCCTTGAGGGTTGGCAAACCAACTTCCTCACTGACGTATTGTTGCAGGTTGATGCGTTTGCGGGCCTCGGCATCACGGATCAGAGTCGGCACATCCACACCAAGGTCGGAGGCCATTTGCTCTACCAGCGCATAACGCTCGGGGTGCACCGCCGAGGAATCCAAGGGATGCTCTCCACCACGAATACGAAGGAATCCAGCAGCTTGTTCAAAGGCAACGGCACCGAGTCGTGGCACCTTTTTCAATTCGGCTCGGGTTTTAAACGGCCCGTTTTCCGTGCGGTAGGCAACGATATTCGATGCGATACCGGTATTCAGTCCGGCAACATAACCGAGCAACTGGCGGGAGGCGGTATTTACCTCCACACCCACGCCGTTCACACAACTCACCACAGTATCATCGAGGCCATTCTTCAGCAGGTTTTGGTCAACGTCATGTTGGTACTGGCCCACCCCGATGCTTTTCGGATCGAGCTTCACAAGCTCTGCCAAAGGATCCATCAATCGACGACCAATCGAGACCGCACCACGCACGGTGATGTCCTTGTCCGGAAACTCCTCACGAGCCACTTCACTGGCCGAATAAATCGAAGCTCCAGATTCATTGACCACGACAATCGCCACTGACTTCGGTAGTCCGGCGGCCCGAACCACGGCTTCGGTTTCGCGCGAGGCCGTACCGTTACCGATGGCAACCGCTTCGATTTGGTATTTCTCTACGATTTTTTGCAGAATCGAGGTCGCCTCCATGGCCTGCGTATGACTGGTCGTAAAATGCAGGACGGTATCGGCGAGTAAATTCCCCTGGGCATCAAGTACCACGGTCTTACAACCGGTGCGGAAAGCGGGGTCGATTGCCACCATCGGCCGCTGACCGAGTGGTGATGCCAGCAACAACTCGCGCAGGTTCTCAGCAAACACCCGGACCGCCTCGGCATCAGCCTCTTTTTTCGCTTTCATCCGGCATTCGGTTTCGAGCGAAAGGCTCAGCAAGCGCTTATAAGTATCGATGATCGCAAGATCAAGCTGCTCGGCACAGGGGCCGGTTCCTGACGCCCCGAAACGTCCACGGATCATATCGACTGCCCGCTCCTCGTCCGCCTGAATCCGCATAAACAAAAAACCTTCCTTCTCACCACGACGCATCGCCAGCATCCGGTGGGATGGCACGCTGTCGAAGGGCTCACTCCATTCAAAGTAATCTTTGAACTTCTGGGCATCCGGCTCGTTTTCCTTGCCATACATGATTTTTGAGCTCACCACACCATCGCGCTCGATCAGTTCACGCAGTTCGGTCCGGCAATCGGCATCGTCGCTGAATCGCTCAGCCAGAATATCACGCGCACCAGCCAAGGCATCCACTCCGAGCGGCACGGCCTTGTCCTTGTCCTCATTTTTAATCACATACTGCTCCGCCTCGGCAGTGGGGTCGGCTGAAGCATTCTCACGGTTCTCCCAGATGTAATCGGCCAGCGGCTCAAGCCCCCGCTCCTTGGCCATGGTGGCACGGGTTCGGCGCTTCGGGCGGAAGGGAGCAAACACGTCCTCGAGTCGGGTCATGGTCTCAGCCGCCAGCACCTTCTTTTTCAGATCGGGGGTCAGCAACTTACGCTCGTCGAGGCTTTTGACAATGGCTTCACGACGCTTTTCGAGATCGGCGAGCTGGGTCAGACGGTCACGCACATTCATGATCTGCACTTCATCCATACCACCGGTCGCCTCTTTCCGGTACCGGGCGATAAAAGGAACCGTAGCTCCTTCGGCAAACATCTTGGCAGTGGCTGATACCTGAGCGGGATTCAGGGATAGCTCGGAAGAAATACGGGAAACAAAAACGTGTGAGGAATCAATGCTGCTCATGAGCCGCGCAGTGTGCCTATTTCCAGCCTCGTGAAAAGCGAAAATACCGGGGAAATGAGGTAAGCTGAAATCAGGCAGACAGGGCGAATCTGATCTGCTGATGAGTCCTCAATTTTTAACCTCAAAAAATGACCGATCACACAAAAGCTCCTCGCATAGAGGCATGCCTTGAGGTGTCGCCAAGAGTAGCGAACCGGCCTGCCGTTTGATTTGAGGCTATTTTCGCTGACGACGAAATAAGACCATACCACCGAGTGCCAGAAGGCTCACCGTTGTGGGTTCGGGGATGGTGGCTGCAGCATATTGTGCTGCAATTTCGCTGGGTGAGAGCGTGCGATTCCAAATCGCTATTTCATCGGCAGATCCAATCAAATAGCGGGTGCCTGATAACTCTTTGCCAAAGCGGGCAGCGTCATCAATGGTAATGCTGTCCCAAGATCCGCTGGAGGTGCCGCCGACGTCCACACCATCGACATAGAGCTCAACCACGCCGTCGCTCGAGCCTGTGTTCCGGTTCCAGGTGACGGCCAAATGGTGCCAAGCATCGGCAGAAAATGAACCCGTCGCAGCCTCAACTTGTTGGTTGTCTATTTTGATGCCAAAACTTCCGTTCCCTCGCAGAAAGGTGCCGATCATCCCATCGCCGGAACCGGTGAATGAACCACTGCCGCCAGTGGTCCGCCCCATCATTCCCGTTGCGGTTCCCAATGAAGAACTGACGCGAATCCAGTAACTGACCGAACCGCTGTCGCTGTTCCAACCGGTGACAACGTCAGTGAGAGTGTCTGCAGGCTGTCCCCCAAAATTTGCCCAGGTATTGCCAGCATCAAATCCGGCGAATGTGGTCGAGTTGAGTACGGGAGCGGGGCTTGACTGATTATAGTCAACGCCGTTTGGGGTTAGGCTATCTCCCTTTTCACCGATCAGGGTATCGAGCCGATAATACTCCATCGGATTTTGACCGCTGATGACCGAGGCATAAGAAGCCGCCTGGGCCACGGGTGGGAGTGCGATCGTGAGGAAGCAAAGCAGAAGTTGGCCATTTGTTTTCATACGCTACATCTAACATTAAAAAATACCTGAAGAGAGGGGATCTAGCATGTCATATTCCTCAACCGAGGCAAGATTATTTTCAGACAGGATTCGGCAGATCATGAGCCGTGCAAGGGGACCCTAGATCTCTGACGCATTTTTTTGTCTGGCAATATCCTTGGCACTGACAATGCCGAGCAAACGATGCCCGTCGAGCACGCTGACCACCGGCACGTGCTGGATTTTTTTCAGCTGCATCAGCTTCTGGGTGACACGTATCGAGTCCTTCGGATGCACGCGGATTTCCAAGTGTTCCTTCTGCGGCTCAAGCTCCCCGGACAGGGAGTCGCTCAGGAGTTTGCCACTTCCGGCTTCCTGCAATTGTCGATGCGTGATCATCCCCTGCAGCAATCCCTCCGCATCCACCACCGGGTAATGACTGTGGCGAAACCCCGATCGGTGGATCGCCTCCAAATTCTCACCCGCGGTTTTGCTTAATTGAACGGAAACCACATCGTGACTCATGATCGCAGAGACCGGCAGGTTACGGTAATCCTGCGTCCCCCGGTAAGACGACATCCGCTTGAGCGAGATGCCATCGTCATGCAGCAAGGCATCGTAAATCGGCATCGGACGCAGTTGGCGGGCAATCGCCCAGGAAAGCACGTTGCCGCCCATCAAGGGGAGGATCAACGAGTAGTTTCCAGTCATTTCAAAAATAATAATCAACGAAGTAAATGGACAGCGGATCACCGAACCAAACATCGCCCCCATGCCCAATAACACACAGCCCCCGATGATTTGTGATTCATCCACCCCGCCGAGCATCGGCCAGAAACGACTCAGTTCGACCAACAACACGCCGGCCACCCCGCCCAGCATCCCCCCAATAAACAAGGTCGGAGAAAATAAGCCTCCACTACCACCGCTGGCGTAGTTCACCACCACAGCGATGATCTTGAAGGTCAGTAAGGTCACCAATATTCCAACCACCAGTTGATTCTCAAAGGCCGCTTCCAAAGAATCATAACCAATGCTGAACACCCCATTCTGGGCACTTCCCATGGCTCCGGTCAGCGACCAGGTTAGCAAACCAAACACCCCACACAGCAAGCCACCCAATGCCGGCGCGTACCAAGAGCGTAGCCAGGTTCTGTTTTTCACCCAACGCCGCAACGAAAGCACCGACCCGACAAAAAGATGCCCCAGACACCCCGCCACCAACCCCAAGGGCAAAGCCACCAACATCCAACCCGCGGTATCGTAGTGCCTCGACAAGTGATGGGCAATCACCGGCTCTTCTCCAAGCAAGGTCCTCGACACTACCGAGGCAATCACCACCGCCACGATGATTCCACCTATCGCCTTGGTCGAAAAGTTATCCAACAACTCTTCAAATACGAAGGTAATCGCAGACAGTGGTGCGTTGAATGCCGCACCAATCCCGGCAGCCATGCCCACCGGAATCATCGCCCTAATCCGCTCAGGGTCCTTGAAAAAAAATCGACCCAGGCGCGAAGCAATTGCGGAAGAGGCATGCACAATCGGGCCCTCCCGCCCGAGAGCATTACCCAAACCAACATAAACCGTGCCCAACACCACCCGCCACAAACCCGTGGTCGCCGGAATAAACCCACCCCGGTTGTAATACGCATCCTTGGTCTGCGGGATGCCACTGCCCACCGCTCCTGGGACCACAAAGCGAATCGCCAAACCACAAATCAAGCCACCCATCGCCGGCGCGGCCAACATGATGGCCACAAATTTCCAGGTCTCCACCTGCCCGGTAGCCGCAGTCCACACCGCATGAAAGGTATGCTCAATTCCAAGGTGAAACACAACGGCCATCAAGCCACAAAGCAAACCACAAAACACACAGGCGACCAGGAAGCGTTCCCGGTCGTTAAACCGGCGACGCATCCAATCAGACCAACGGTGACGGCGGCGAGTCATGAGTGCGCTGGTTTCATAGTCGCTGGCGCAAAAAGGTCGAGTCATGATTGCAGCTCTACCCATATTTTTAGTTCGCAAATGTGAATGATTCCATGTTAGTTTACACCTATGGATAGCAGAGACCCGTCTCCCACTGCCGACGCTCCCGAAACTACGGAATTGAGCAACGAGGACAACGGCTTTGAAAACGAACTCTGCATCCACTGCGCCCAGCCCAACGCCCCGCAAGTGAAGTTCTGTCGCCACTGCAGGGCACCCATCCACCCCCTGTCGGCGATCTGCCCCTACGAAAGGGTTATGGCCACGGGATTCGTCTGGCGGGCTGCCGTCGAACGACCCAAGCTTTGTGTCCTCGCCGGGGTGTGGCTTTATTTCCTGATCACGATCGCTGGCGGCGTCACCGTTCTCTGGTGGGCCTACCGCTACTGCGACACCTCGTCGCTGCTCGGGTGGATGGAAATTGGCAGCGTCATCCTCGGCTCCGGCATCATCAGCCTCCTCGGCATCGGTATGCTTGCCCGGGTCACTCAGGCGTTTTTTACCAAACGGACGTAGTCATCCAACCTTATCCGTCCGAATCAAGGTTCACACTGGCTGCCTAACATTATTTCTGATAGATGTAAATGCGCGCCTTTGGATCCTTCCATTGATCGTTCGCATCGCTCACGGTGTTAAGCCGCCCTTTCAGGGCTCGTCATTATTGCCACACCCACCCGGGGCGGTGCCCCGGGCTGGGATAAGACGCCCCTTCAGGGCTAACAAAACGGCCTACTCACCCGACACCCGACACCCGACACCCGACACCCGACACCCGACACCCGACACCCGACACCCGACACCCGACACCCGACACCCGACACCCGACACCCGACACCCGACACCCGACACCCGACACCCGACACCCGACACCCGACACCCGACACAACACTCAACACTCAACATTTCCACACGCTTGCATTGAGCAGCAAAGGTGCGACCTAACGTAGCCCAGGGCAACGCCCTGGGACAATCCCGAATCAACCACCCAGCCCTGAAAGGGCGAACAAACACCCACATGCCTCAATCCCTATCCAACATCTATATCCACCTGATTTTTTCAACCAAGTCACGGCACCCATTGATATCCAGAGACATTGCCCCCGATCTCCACGCCTACATGGCCACGATTCTCAACAAACTCAATGGTCCAGCCATCCTAATCAACTCCATGCCTGATCATATCCACATTCTCTTCAAACTAAACCGAACGATATCCGTGGCCAAAGCCGTCGAAGAAGTTAAAAAAGGCTCCTCGAAATGGATCAAAACCCAAGGACCTCAATATGAGAAATTTGCCTGGCAGGCTGGCTACGGCACCTTTTCCGTCAGTGAATCCCATGCCGGTAAGGTCGCCAACTACATCCGTAACCAAGAGGAACACCACCGCCACACATCCTTCCAGGACGAATACCGAAGTTTTCTGGCAAAGCACAACATGGATTACAACGAACCATATGTTTGGGATTAAAGCGCCCTTTCAGGGCTCTTTATACCCCCTCATGCCCCCCCCGGGGTGACGCCCCGGGCTATAATAGCACGCCCTTTCAGGGCGCGATCTGGCATGTGAGACATCCAGCACGATCTTCCC of Oceaniferula marina contains these proteins:
- a CDS encoding anti-sigma factor family protein, producing MKTKPDDITLTQWMDGELKGEDLRSVEAYAREHPELLAERAAIQRISAEIRSHVPSSEEPPYPEFFNQKILQAIEDDQQSSRQAIEDTEGVSLRGFWHWLTAPVAIPMALVAMGVCFYLGTQVGTERVDGGVETVAVVQDSTVYTPDGDVSADMFNSEDGGATVIVLKGLNDIPDDLEMAGGPAMSSSGAMMIHNQDENRTF
- a CDS encoding sigma-70 family RNA polymerase sigma factor — translated: MNILRHLASKGLQGALRAPLSSASTDFGGGGRAGGGDQGSKSTGGTETDAKRLNTETPNSEKQANEASASEDVELVRKAQQGDMRAFDQLVSKHRGKIYAMIRNMVKNDADAWDLSQEAFIKAWRALPKFEARARFSTWLFRISHNVVYDWLRKRRIESEGELNDEVLDASRIDPGAATSPSLAERPDEAMQREELRQHIHAAIGNLSPDHREVILLREVQGLDYKEIAEATGSSMGTIMSRLHYARKKLKQLLSPEA
- a CDS encoding YchJ family protein; the protein is MSEFAADKPEDVPDADIDQREIENDDAPKTRSESLCPCKSGNSYYICCMPLHHGKAKARTAEELMRSRYSAYFFRLVDYLVETTHPDSREPGLKKELAKSVHNISWQFLTIVDTSKGGTKDKVGKVEFIAKCFVQGEPHELHERSRFRRYKGAWKYLDGVALGDS
- a CDS encoding SHD1 domain-containing protein — protein: MKRIFLTMLSLLSCLALSPSTAARTFTNTEGKTINAELIDVAEDSVTLKLSNGKKAKVPLSSLSEADQEFAKSWQEKNKNKISESDVKLTITKEFEWIKRPKTERSERSKKKSSETETYFTCHISNYSKKTIHALEATYTIYQRVSERGEGEPVTVVKEIKKSVPLKTLEAKKEVQLDSEKVRCVNMLNKPAEGPDTSKRETITGFVIKLSSNGTTFMTRSHPENFLKKLEEEEERLEREKDRE
- a CDS encoding Tex family protein, encoding MSSIDSSHVFVSRISSELSLNPAQVSATAKMFAEGATVPFIARYRKEATGGMDEVQIMNVRDRLTQLADLEKRREAIVKSLDERKLLTPDLKKKVLAAETMTRLEDVFAPFRPKRRTRATMAKERGLEPLADYIWENRENASADPTAEAEQYVIKNEDKDKAVPLGVDALAGARDILAERFSDDADCRTELRELIERDGVVSSKIMYGKENEPDAQKFKDYFEWSEPFDSVPSHRMLAMRRGEKEGFLFMRIQADEERAVDMIRGRFGASGTGPCAEQLDLAIIDTYKRLLSLSLETECRMKAKKEADAEAVRVFAENLRELLLASPLGQRPMVAIDPAFRTGCKTVVLDAQGNLLADTVLHFTTSHTQAMEATSILQKIVEKYQIEAVAIGNGTASRETEAVVRAAGLPKSVAIVVVNESGASIYSASEVAREEFPDKDITVRGAVSIGRRLMDPLAELVKLDPKSIGVGQYQHDVDQNLLKNGLDDTVVSCVNGVGVEVNTASRQLLGYVAGLNTGIASNIVAYRTENGPFKTRAELKKVPRLGAVAFEQAAGFLRIRGGEHPLDSSAVHPERYALVEQMASDLGVDVPTLIRDAEARKRINLQQYVSEEVGLPTLKDIVAELAKPGRDPRKQFELFTFAEGVNKPSDLTQGIKLPGIVTNVTNFGAFVDVGVHQDGLVHISQLADQYVSDPADVVKVGQKVQVTVMEVDLNRNRISLSMRSNPEPASQGARRDSNGGRGPRGGNGGRGGNGGGGPRRQNGGGRNHNDSFGGNWFDQALKNGK
- a CDS encoding LamG-like jellyroll fold domain-containing protein — encoded protein: MKTNGQLLLCFLTIALPPVAQAASYASVISGQNPMEYYRLDTLIGEKGDSLTPNGVDYNQSSPAPVLNSTTFAGFDAGNTWANFGGQPADTLTDVVTGWNSDSGSVSYWIRVSSSLGTATGMMGRTTGGSGSFTGSGDGMIGTFLRGNGSFGIKIDNQQVEAATGSFSADAWHHLAVTWNRNTGSSDGVVELYVDGVDVGGTSSGSWDSITIDDAARFGKELSGTRYLIGSADEIAIWNRTLSPSEIAAQYAAATIPEPTTVSLLALGGMVLFRRQRK
- a CDS encoding chloride channel protein; this encodes MTRPFCASDYETSALMTRRRHRWSDWMRRRFNDRERFLVACVFCGLLCGLMAVVFHLGIEHTFHAVWTAATGQVETWKFVAIMLAAPAMGGLICGLAIRFVVPGAVGSGIPQTKDAYYNRGGFIPATTGLWRVVLGTVYVGLGNALGREGPIVHASSAIASRLGRFFFKDPERIRAMIPVGMAAGIGAAFNAPLSAITFVFEELLDNFSTKAIGGIIVAVVIASVVSRTLLGEEPVIAHHLSRHYDTAGWMLVALPLGLVAGCLGHLFVGSVLSLRRWVKNRTWLRSWYAPALGGLLCGVFGLLTWSLTGAMGSAQNGVFSIGYDSLEAAFENQLVVGILVTLLTFKIIAVVVNYASGGSGGLFSPTLFIGGMLGGVAGVLLVELSRFWPMLGGVDESQIIGGCVLLGMGAMFGSVIRCPFTSLIIIFEMTGNYSLILPLMGGNVLSWAIARQLRPMPIYDALLHDDGISLKRMSSYRGTQDYRNLPVSAIMSHDVVSVQLSKTAGENLEAIHRSGFRHSHYPVVDAEGLLQGMITHRQLQEAGSGKLLSDSLSGELEPQKEHLEIRVHPKDSIRVTQKLMQLKKIQHVPVVSVLDGHRLLGIVSAKDIARQKNASEI
- the tnpA gene encoding IS200/IS605 family transposase, with translation MPQSLSNIYIHLIFSTKSRHPLISRDIAPDLHAYMATILNKLNGPAILINSMPDHIHILFKLNRTISVAKAVEEVKKGSSKWIKTQGPQYEKFAWQAGYGTFSVSESHAGKVANYIRNQEEHHRHTSFQDEYRSFLAKHNMDYNEPYVWD